In a genomic window of Roseiflexus castenholzii DSM 13941:
- a CDS encoding DsrE family protein, which produces MAKDYSVAAVTAAQSYSYSHLNAMTTKPQLVIIITHAGHDPGAATLGFLTASAALAAGNRAAVLLRGEGVLCATSEGWAAGLHAAGYPPLREARDAYRTAGGTLYLSQPCLRRYWLNADNGLLPDVRVLSIADIAALCVGTTTVTF; this is translated from the coding sequence TTGGCGAAAGATTACTCTGTCGCTGCCGTGACGGCGGCGCAGAGTTATTCATACAGCCACCTCAATGCTATGACGACCAAACCGCAATTAGTCATCATCATCACCCACGCCGGGCACGATCCCGGCGCCGCAACGCTGGGTTTTCTGACCGCCAGCGCGGCGCTTGCCGCCGGAAATCGCGCCGCGGTGCTGCTGCGCGGGGAAGGCGTTTTGTGCGCCACATCCGAAGGATGGGCCGCCGGTTTGCACGCGGCAGGATATCCGCCGTTGCGTGAGGCGCGTGATGCCTATCGCACAGCCGGAGGAACGCTGTATCTGTCGCAGCCGTGTCTCCGGCGCTACTGGCTCAACGCTGATAACGGTCTTTTGCCGGATGTACGTGTGCTGAGCATCGCGGACATAGCGGCGCTCTGTGTCGGGACGACCACAGTAACGTTCTGA
- a CDS encoding winged helix-turn-helix domain-containing protein: MNPFGNRKPVIAPDLFTGRRDLIAAVCERLTAAPPQCCAIIGDARSGKTSLLYYLRSAAPGRPICGDTTARFVFSYVNAGPYADLGASQSHGALYFWRDLARATSQALDRHDDLPALPDQGIAETAIVDAVYALKCVVEDMLRQRSDRTFVFLIDNVEGIARLPRHTASFLRSLTQDPDIGARVAYVVTASVPLSRLYPADELREPSSFWSLFASELFIGGLDDADITALFGRAPELNDADRAWIRRLGGANLMLLLIAAAHVYHWRMHPNGSSPNDIERAAIEEARPLCRTWWRKLLETYAIATDAREALLEQNRAPTSDEGVLFDALRQRGLAQRDRNGWRISSTIFAQALSDQPGMPSIETSLPLPSAPPAFTHLEGEVYAFLREHAGRVCTRDEVKRAIWPVSPPSDSALQKIIERIRDKIEPDPKHPRKLIAVRGQGYMLRRDVE, encoded by the coding sequence ATGAACCCTTTTGGCAACCGCAAGCCGGTCATTGCTCCTGATCTGTTCACTGGGCGACGCGATCTTATCGCAGCCGTCTGCGAGCGCCTGACGGCTGCGCCGCCGCAATGCTGCGCGATCATTGGCGATGCTCGGAGCGGAAAGACCTCACTGCTCTACTATCTGCGCAGCGCAGCGCCGGGGCGCCCGATCTGCGGCGACACGACGGCGCGATTTGTTTTCTCCTACGTCAATGCTGGTCCCTACGCCGATCTCGGTGCTTCACAGAGCCATGGCGCGCTCTACTTCTGGCGCGATCTCGCGCGCGCCACGTCTCAGGCGCTCGACCGGCACGATGATCTTCCTGCGCTGCCGGATCAGGGTATCGCCGAAACGGCGATTGTCGATGCAGTCTACGCGCTCAAGTGCGTGGTCGAGGACATGCTCCGGCAACGCAGTGACCGCACGTTTGTGTTTCTCATCGACAATGTTGAGGGGATTGCTCGCCTCCCGCGCCACACTGCCAGTTTTTTGCGCTCGCTGACGCAGGACCCCGATATTGGCGCGCGCGTCGCTTACGTGGTGACTGCCAGCGTGCCCTTAAGCCGGCTCTATCCGGCGGACGAGTTGCGCGAGCCGTCCTCCTTCTGGAGTCTGTTCGCCAGCGAACTCTTTATCGGCGGTCTTGATGACGCCGACATTACCGCGCTGTTCGGACGCGCGCCGGAGTTGAACGACGCCGACCGCGCGTGGATCCGGCGGCTGGGTGGCGCCAATCTGATGCTGCTCCTGATAGCGGCTGCGCACGTCTACCACTGGCGGATGCACCCCAATGGCAGCAGCCCCAACGATATCGAACGCGCTGCAATCGAGGAGGCGCGCCCGCTCTGCCGAACCTGGTGGCGCAAATTGCTGGAGACGTATGCCATAGCGACCGATGCGCGCGAGGCGCTGCTTGAGCAAAACCGCGCCCCAACCTCTGATGAAGGCGTGCTCTTCGATGCGCTCCGACAGCGTGGTCTGGCGCAACGCGACCGAAACGGCTGGCGGATCAGTTCGACCATCTTCGCTCAGGCGTTGTCGGATCAGCCTGGCATGCCCTCAATCGAAACATCCCTGCCGTTGCCCTCTGCACCGCCGGCCTTTACTCATCTCGAAGGGGAAGTGTATGCGTTTCTGCGTGAACATGCCGGGCGCGTCTGCACCCGCGACGAGGTCAAGCGCGCTATCTGGCCCGTTTCTCCGCCGTCCGACAGCGCGTTGCAGAAGATTATCGAGCGCATCCGCGACAAAATCGAGCCTGACCCCAAACATCCCCGTAAACTGATTGCCGTGCGTGGCCAGGGATATATGCTGCGCCGCGACGTCGAATAA